One genomic window of Entelurus aequoreus isolate RoL-2023_Sb linkage group LG07, RoL_Eaeq_v1.1, whole genome shotgun sequence includes the following:
- the LOC133654368 gene encoding uncharacterized protein LOC133654368 translates to MHDDACAQHNRLWSTGSAQTSQSTARCSARKSFHRVPFGGASGLCGQLELRARERRSRRNSSGRKSRPLVIKEEFRRITTIPLERTFMHKLDEHTPKRITQMKAKGGAVGIKMRPLLDRLSQKQSILMRRETIIRSLILYLGEKEEELFEDCLEDSRSDVSNHILKILVVHGTDEDPVDVSILTSGLPVINVFHFLSNKVSVNDSKDCILQQEWLDTLSCLFLVDSVDFIS, encoded by the exons ATGCACGACGACGCATGCGCACAGCACAACAGGCTCTGGTCGACTGGCTCTGCTCAGACTTCACAGAGCACTGCAAGGTGTAGCGCGCGCAAGTCATTCCACAG GGTGCCCTTTGGAGGAGCCAGTGGACTTTGTGGACAGTTGGAGTTGAGGGCTAGGGAGAGGAGGTCGAGGAGAAATTCATCAGGGAGAAAGAGTAGACCTCTTGTG ATCAAGGAGGAATTCAGGAGAATAACTACCATTCCCCTGGAGCGAACCTTCATGCACAAACTGGACGAACACACACCAAAACGTATTACCCAGATGAAAGCCAAGGGAGGTGCCGTGGGGATCAAGATGAGGCCGCTCCTGGACAGACTGAGTCAG AAACAGAGCATTCTGATGAGGCGTGAAACCATTATCCGCAGCCTTATACTGTACCTTGGCGAGAAGGAAGAGGAACTTTTTGAAGACTGCTTG GAGGACAGCCGGAGTGATGTCAGTAACCATATCCTCAAAATACTCGTCGTCCACGGTACTGATGAGGATCCAGTCGATGTCTCCATCCTTACTAGTGGGTTGCCTGTcataaatgtttttcattttttgtcaAATAAGGTATCTGTAAATGACAGTAAAGATTGTATTCTTCAACAAGAATGGTTAGACACCTTAAGCTGTTTATTTTTAGTTGATTCTGTTGATtttatttcatga